The Vitis riparia cultivar Riparia Gloire de Montpellier isolate 1030 chromosome 10, EGFV_Vit.rip_1.0, whole genome shotgun sequence genome includes a region encoding these proteins:
- the LOC117923557 gene encoding putative receptor-like protein kinase At4g00960 produces the protein MNLMVGKVTIMDPPRLLLFLYPFLILHLLGVTVLAQTDFLYHVCSDSVGNYTDNSTYEANLNALLSSLSSNNEIDYGFYNFSYGQNSDKVNAIALCRGDVVTDACRSCVNDSRIQLTQLCPNQKEAIGWYDKCMLRYSNNSIFGKAETSLSFYMWNPENASNVKDFNQVLGNLMASLRSKAASGDSRHKFATGEANVTSFVTIYGLMQCTPDLSESSCRDCLEGATNEIPNCCDSKKGGRVIKPSCNLRFETYRFYEFTAANAPPPAATPPPSPPSADLAPPPLANTTSTQGKKSNTSRTVVLIVVPSAVISVMLITFICCFLKRRRSRESVRTEDEILSVESLQFNLGPIRNATNNFSDSNKLGQGGFGAVYKGTLSNGQDIAVKRLSKGSGQGELEFKNEVLLVAKLQHRNLVRLRGFCLEGIERLLIYEFVPNASLDHFLFDPIKRSQLHWEIRYKIIVGIARGLLYLHEDSRLRIIHRDLKASNVLLDEEMNPKIADFGMAKLFSLDQTQGDTSRIVGTYGYMAPEYAMHGNFSVKSDVFSFGVLVLEIISGQKNYCFRNGENVEDLISFAWRSWRDGSASNLIDPSVSSGSRNEIMRCMHIGLLCVQENVADRPTMASVVLMLSSYSITLPLPSQPAFFMHSSMDTEAPLLQDSDSGATRSSDNALSVNDASISELHPR, from the exons atgaatttaatgGTTGGAAAGGTGACGATAATGGATCCTCCAAGATTGCTTCTCTTCCTTTATCCCTTCCTCATACTTCACCTTCTTGGTGTAACAGTCCTTGCTCAGACAGACTTCCTTTACCACGTCTGCTCAGACAGTGTTGGTAATTACACCGATAACAGCACCTACGAGGCAAACCTCAACGCCctcctctcctctctctcttcaAACAACGAAATAGATTATGGCTTTTACAATTTCTCCTACGGCCAGAACTCCGACAAAGTTAACGCAATCGCACTTTGCAGAGGAGACGTAGTAACAGACGCGTGCCGGAGTTGTGTCAATGACTCTAGGATTCAACTCACTCAGCTCTGTCCCAACCAGAAGGAGGCAATAGGATGGTACGATAAATGTATGTTGCGATACTCCAATAACTCCATATTCGGAAAAGCCGAAACTTCGCTCTCCTTTTACATGTGGAACCCTGAAAACGCCTCCAAtgtgaaagatttcaatcaGGTTCTGGGAAACCTGATGGCCAGCCTCCGAAGCAAAGCTGCGTCCGGAGATTCGCGTCACAAGTTCGCAACTGGAGAAGCAAATGTTACGAGTTTCGTAACCATATATGGGCTTATGCAGTGCACTCCTGATTTGTCCGAGTCGTCTTGCCGTGATTGCTTAGAGGGGGCTACCAATGAAATTCCAAATTGTTGTGATAGCAAAAAAGGAGGGAGAGTTATTAAACCCAGCTGTAATTTGAGATTTGAAACATACCGTTTCTACGAGTTTACTGCAGCTAACGCGCCCCCACCAGCAGCAACACCCCCACCTTCTCCTCCCTCAGCTGATCTTGCTCCACCGCCTTTGGCTAATACCACCTCTACACAAG GAAAGAAAAGCAACACCTCCCGGACAGTGGTCCTAATTGTTGTTCCCTCAGCTGTTATTTCTGTAATGCTCATCACCTTCATCTGCTGCTTTTTAAAAAGGAGGCGATCAAGGGAAAGCGTTAGAA CTGAGGATGAAATTTTGAGCGTGGAATCCTTGCAATTCAACCTTGGTCCTATTAGGAATGCAACAAATAACTTTTCTGATTCTAATAAGCTTGGACAAGGAGGATTTGGAGCTGTTTACAAG GGTACACTTTCCAATGGACAAGATATAGCTGTGAAAAGATTGTCCAAGGGTTCTGGACAAGGAGAATTAGAATTCAAGAATGAGGTTTTATTAGTGGCCAAACTTCAACATAGGAATTTGGTTAGACTCCGAGGTTTCTGCTTAGAAGGAATAGAAAGACTTCTCATCTATGAGTTTGTGCCTAATGCAAGTCTAGATCATTTTCTATTCG ATCCTATTAAGCGTTCACAATTACATTGGGAAATTCGTTACAAAATTATAGTTGGCATTGCTCGAGGGCTTTTGTATCTCCATGAAGATTCCCGACTTCGAATTATTCATCGTGATCTTAAAGCCAGTAACGTTTTGCTAGATGAAGAAATGAATCCTAAAATTGCAGATTTTGGTATGGCAAAGTTATTTTCATTGGATCAAACTCAAGGTGATACGAGTAGGATTGTGGGAACCTA TGGATATATGGCTCCAGAATATGCAATGCATGGAAATTTCTCAGTTAAGTCAGACGTCTTTAGTTTTGGTGTGTTGGTTTTGGAAATTATTAGTGGTCAAAAGAACTATTGTTTCCGCAATGGGGAGAACGTGGAAGACCTTATAAGCTTT GCATGGAGAAGTTGGAGGGATGGGTCAGCTTCGAATTTGATAGATCCTTCGGTGAGCTCGGGCTCAAGAAATGAAATTATGAGATGCATGCATATTGGGTTGTTATGTGTTCAAGAAAATGTAGCTGACAGACCCACAATGGCTTCAGTTGTTCTCATGCTTAGTAGCTACTCTATCACTCTCCCATTACCTTCACAACCTGCTTTTTTTATGCACAGTAGCATGGACACAGAGGCACCCTTGCTGCAGGACTCTGATTCTGGGGCAACTAGGTCTTCTGATAATGCTTTGTCCGTCAATGATGCTTCAATTTCTGAGCTCCACCCTCGTTAG
- the LOC117923564 gene encoding putative receptor-like protein kinase At4g00960 isoform X1 — protein sequence MRYLELTFFLSCLLIQLVPLTVAQSVFLTQFCISERGNYTNNSTYQADLNSLLTSFSNTQVEYGFYNSSVGEVNGIGLCRGDLTPDTCRSCISNSSQDLRRLCPNYKEAVVYYDGCTLRYSNRSIFGTVDTSYSLALANTQNVSDIDLFTQKRDDLLLDLRGKAASGGLLKKYATGETLADFITIYALVQCTPDLEDQECSDCVADLSKSYSDFLKYKQGGRVMAPSCNFRFETARFYDTLPDAPPPSPANSSPPPNDATAGDGKSNRTRTVVIIVIATVVSVILISCICICICIFLRMRKPKDKDETEEEILEVESLQFNLGSIRNATDNFSDSNKLGQGGFGAVYKGTLSNGQDIAVKRLSKGSGQGELEFKNEVLLVAKLQHRNLARLLGFCLEGTERLLIYEFVPNASLDHFLFDPIKCSQLYWERRYKIIVGIARGLLYLHEDSRLRIIHRDLKASNILLDEEMNPKISDFGMARLFSLDQTQGDTKRIVGTYGYMAPEYAMRGNFSVKSDVYSFGVLILEIVSSQKNASFGNEENMEGLISFAWRSWREGSASNLIDPSMKSGSRSEIMRCIHIGLLCVQENVADRPTMGSIVLMLSSYSLTLPLPSQPGFFMHSSTNPETPLLQGSNSGVTNSSNNVSARVSINETSITELRPR from the exons ATGAGATATTTGGAACTAACTTTCTTCCTCTCGTGCCTTCTCATACAGCTTGTTCCTCTCACTGTTGCCCAGTCAGTTTTCCTTACGCAATTTTGCATTTCAGAGAGAGGTAACTACACCAATAACAGTACATACCAGGCAGACCTCAATAGCCTCCTGACCTCCTTCTCAAACACCCAAGTTGAGTATGGGTTTTACAATTCCTCTGTTGGTGAGGTAAATGGAATCGGACTCTGTAGAGGGGATCTCACTCCGGATACATGTCGTAGCTGTATCAGTAACTCCAGCCAGGACCTTCGACGATTATGTCCCAACTACAAGGAGGCAGTCGTGTATTACGATGGATGCACGTTACGATACTCTAACCGCTCCATATTTGGCACAGTAGATACTTCGTATAGTTTAGCTCTAGCAAACACCCAAAATGTCTCAGACATCGACCTCTTCACACAGAAGCGGGACGACTTGTTGCTTGACCTCCGAGGAAAAGCTGCGTCAGGTGGTCTTCTTAAAAAGTATGCAACAGGCGAGACATTGGCTGATTTCATAACCATATATGCGCTTGTCCAGTGCACTCCTGATTTAGAAGATCAGGAATGCAGTGACTGTGTAGCCGACCTTAGTAAAAGCTATTCCgattttttaaagtataagCAAGGAGGGAGAGTTATGGCACCAAGCTGTAACTTTAGGTTCGAGACCGCTCGGTTCTATGATACTCTCCCTGATGCACCGCCGCCATCTCCTGCTAATTCTTCTCCTCCACCAAATGATGCCACTGCTGGAGACG GAAAAAGTAACAGAACGCGAACTGTAGTTATCATTGTTATAGCAACTGTTGTTTCTGTAATACTCATCTCCTGCATCTGCATCTGCATCTGCATCTTTTTGAGAATGAGAAAGCCAAAAGACAAAGATGAAA CTGAGGAAGAAATTTTGGAAGTGGAATCCTTGCAATTCAACCTTGGTTCTATTAGAAATGCAACAGATAACTTTTCTGATTCTAATAAGCTTGGACAAGGAGGATTTGGAGCTGTTTACAAG GGTACACTTTCCAATGGACAAGATATAGCTGTGAAAAGGTTGTCCAAGGGTTCTGGACAAGGAGAACTAGAATTCAAAAATGAGGTCTTGTTAGTAGCCAAACTTCAACATAGAAATTTGGCTAGACTCCTAGGTTTTTGCTTAGAAGGAACAGAAAGACTTCTCATCTATGAATTCGTGCCTAATGCAAGTCTTGATCACTTTCTATTTG ATCCTATCAAGTGTTCACAATTATATTGGGAAAGGCGTTACAAAATTATAGTAGGCATTGCTCGAGGACTTCTATATCTCCATGAAGACTCCCGACTTCGAATTATTCATCGTGATCTCAAAGCTAGTAACATTTTGCTAGATGAAGAAATGAATcctaaaatttcagattttggtATGGCAAGGTTGTTTTCACTGGATCAAACTCAAGGTGATACGAAAAGGATTGTTGGAACCTA TGGATATATGGCTCCTGAGTATGCAATGCGTGGGAACTTCTCAGTTAAGTCCGATGTCTATAGTTTTGGTGTGTTGATTTTGGAAATTGTCAGCAGTCAAAAGAATGCTAGTTTTGGCAATGAGGAGAATATGGAAGGCCTTATAAGCTTT GCATGGAGAAGTTGGAGGGAGGGGTCAGCTTCAAATTTGATAGATCCTTCAATGAAGTCCGGTTCAAGAAGTGAAATTATGAGATGCATACATATTGGGTTGTTATGTGTTCAAGAAAATGTAGCTGATAGACCAACCATGGGTTCAATTGTTCTCATGCTTAGTAGTTACTCTCTCACTCTCCCATTACCTTCACAACCTGGTTTCTTCATGCACAGTAGCACGAACCCAGAGACACCCTTGCTACAGGGATCCAATTCTGGGGTAACCAATTCTTCTAATAATGTTTCAGCACGCGTGTCCATAAATGAGACGTCGATTACTGAGCTCCGCCCTCGTTAA
- the LOC117923564 gene encoding cysteine-rich receptor-like protein kinase 10 isoform X4: MRYLELTFFLSCLLIQLVPLTVAQSVFLTQFCISERGNYTNNSTYQADLNSLLTSFSNTQVEYGFYNSSVGEVNGIGLCRGDLTPDTCRSCISNSSQDLRRLCPNYKEAVVYYDGCTLRYSNRSIFGTVDTSYSLALANTQNVSDIDLFTQKRDDLLLDLRGKAASGGLLKKYATGETLADFITIYALVQCTPDLEDQECSDCVADLSKSYSDFLKYKQGGRVMAPSCNFRFETARFYDTLPDAPPPSPANSSPPPNDATAGDAEEEILEVESLQFNLGSIRNATDNFSDSNKLGQGGFGAVYKGTLSNGQDIAVKRLSKGSGQGELEFKNEVLLVAKLQHRNLARLLGFCLEGTERLLIYEFVPNASLDHFLFDPIKCSQLYWERRYKIIVGIARGLLYLHEDSRLRIIHRDLKASNILLDEEMNPKISDFGMARLFSLDQTQGDTKRIVGTYGYMAPEYAMRGNFSVKSDVYSFGVLILEIVSSQKNASFGNEENMEGLISFAWRSWREGSASNLIDPSMKSGSRSEIMRCIHIGLLCVQENVADRPTMGSIVLMLSSYSLTLPLPSQPGFFMHSSTNPETPLLQGSNSGVTNSSNNVSARVSINETSITELRPR; encoded by the exons ATGAGATATTTGGAACTAACTTTCTTCCTCTCGTGCCTTCTCATACAGCTTGTTCCTCTCACTGTTGCCCAGTCAGTTTTCCTTACGCAATTTTGCATTTCAGAGAGAGGTAACTACACCAATAACAGTACATACCAGGCAGACCTCAATAGCCTCCTGACCTCCTTCTCAAACACCCAAGTTGAGTATGGGTTTTACAATTCCTCTGTTGGTGAGGTAAATGGAATCGGACTCTGTAGAGGGGATCTCACTCCGGATACATGTCGTAGCTGTATCAGTAACTCCAGCCAGGACCTTCGACGATTATGTCCCAACTACAAGGAGGCAGTCGTGTATTACGATGGATGCACGTTACGATACTCTAACCGCTCCATATTTGGCACAGTAGATACTTCGTATAGTTTAGCTCTAGCAAACACCCAAAATGTCTCAGACATCGACCTCTTCACACAGAAGCGGGACGACTTGTTGCTTGACCTCCGAGGAAAAGCTGCGTCAGGTGGTCTTCTTAAAAAGTATGCAACAGGCGAGACATTGGCTGATTTCATAACCATATATGCGCTTGTCCAGTGCACTCCTGATTTAGAAGATCAGGAATGCAGTGACTGTGTAGCCGACCTTAGTAAAAGCTATTCCgattttttaaagtataagCAAGGAGGGAGAGTTATGGCACCAAGCTGTAACTTTAGGTTCGAGACCGCTCGGTTCTATGATACTCTCCCTGATGCACCGCCGCCATCTCCTGCTAATTCTTCTCCTCCACCAAATGATGCCACTGCTGGAGACG CTGAGGAAGAAATTTTGGAAGTGGAATCCTTGCAATTCAACCTTGGTTCTATTAGAAATGCAACAGATAACTTTTCTGATTCTAATAAGCTTGGACAAGGAGGATTTGGAGCTGTTTACAAG GGTACACTTTCCAATGGACAAGATATAGCTGTGAAAAGGTTGTCCAAGGGTTCTGGACAAGGAGAACTAGAATTCAAAAATGAGGTCTTGTTAGTAGCCAAACTTCAACATAGAAATTTGGCTAGACTCCTAGGTTTTTGCTTAGAAGGAACAGAAAGACTTCTCATCTATGAATTCGTGCCTAATGCAAGTCTTGATCACTTTCTATTTG ATCCTATCAAGTGTTCACAATTATATTGGGAAAGGCGTTACAAAATTATAGTAGGCATTGCTCGAGGACTTCTATATCTCCATGAAGACTCCCGACTTCGAATTATTCATCGTGATCTCAAAGCTAGTAACATTTTGCTAGATGAAGAAATGAATcctaaaatttcagattttggtATGGCAAGGTTGTTTTCACTGGATCAAACTCAAGGTGATACGAAAAGGATTGTTGGAACCTA TGGATATATGGCTCCTGAGTATGCAATGCGTGGGAACTTCTCAGTTAAGTCCGATGTCTATAGTTTTGGTGTGTTGATTTTGGAAATTGTCAGCAGTCAAAAGAATGCTAGTTTTGGCAATGAGGAGAATATGGAAGGCCTTATAAGCTTT GCATGGAGAAGTTGGAGGGAGGGGTCAGCTTCAAATTTGATAGATCCTTCAATGAAGTCCGGTTCAAGAAGTGAAATTATGAGATGCATACATATTGGGTTGTTATGTGTTCAAGAAAATGTAGCTGATAGACCAACCATGGGTTCAATTGTTCTCATGCTTAGTAGTTACTCTCTCACTCTCCCATTACCTTCACAACCTGGTTTCTTCATGCACAGTAGCACGAACCCAGAGACACCCTTGCTACAGGGATCCAATTCTGGGGTAACCAATTCTTCTAATAATGTTTCAGCACGCGTGTCCATAAATGAGACGTCGATTACTGAGCTCCGCCCTCGTTAA
- the LOC117923567 gene encoding protein NCA1-like: protein MTPVCPFVKAACPDDATSRKPNECPHKHQLELEGKGKKDSGDSASTKKDSVDAASISPKCPFGYDSQTFKLGPLSCMICQALLFESSKCVPCSHVYCKACISRYKDCPLCGADVEKIEADMNLQSTVDRFIEGHGRIKRPHVNTDSEEVVGDNKTVIYEDVSLERGAFLVQHAMRAFRANNVESAKSRFSICAEDIRGQLEKLGNTSELCSQLGAVLVEQQEMLIQ, encoded by the coding sequence ATGACACCTGTCTGCCCTTTTGTCAAAGCTGCTTGTCCTGATGATGCCACTTCAAGGAAACCTAATGAATGCCCACATAAGCACCAGTTGGAGCTTGAAGGCAAGGGCAAAAAGGATTCTGGTGATTCTGCCAGCACCAAAAAGGATTCTGTTGATGCTGCCAGCATTTCACCAAAGTGTCCCTTTGGATATGATTCTCAAACTTTTAAGCTGGGTCCTCTTAGCTGTATGATATGCCAAGCGCTTCTCTTTGAAAGCAGCAAATGCGTGCCTTGTTCCCATGTATATTGCAAGGCATGTATATCACGTTATAAAGATTGCCCATTATGTGGAGCTGACGTTGAGAAGATTGAAGCTGATATGAATCTTCAGAGTACAGTTGATCGCTTTATTGAAGGTCATGGTAGAATAAAGAGGCCTCATGTTAATACAGACTCAGAGGAAGTAGTGGGTGATAATAAAACAGTGATATATGAGGATGTGTCTTTGGAGAGAGGTGCATTCTTGGTGCAACATGCGATGAGGGCATTTCGTGCTAATAATGTTGAAAGTGCAAAATCAAGGTTTAGTATATGTGCAGAAGATATCCGTGGTCAGTTGGAAAAACTGGGCAACACATCTGAATTGTGTTCACAACTAGGAGCAGTTCTAGTCGAGCAACAGGAGATGCTGATTCAGTAG